The following DNA comes from Nicotiana tabacum cultivar K326 unplaced genomic scaffold, ASM71507v2 Un00001, whole genome shotgun sequence.
CATCAATGTCCTAGTTTTCGCTCTCCACTTTAAGGAACACGCATACTATGTCATAATTTTCTAAAGCCAAGGATGTATGAATTTTATTTCTTGTTCCGAGGCCTTTCATTTAGTTATGGCTACTCCAAGGCCTTTCACTTTGTGCCACTCTTTCTATATCTCATTATCtttccaaaagaaagaaagagcttGGTATTTTGCTTAAACTTGGTCTTGCAGTACTCGTAATACCATTTTTGTGTCTGCTTTGTATTTCAGTGAATGCCGCTCCAAAAATGAAAAACCATCTATGTATCCTCAGGCCAAAGGTATCTTACATGCCCTCAAGGACAAGGGAGTTAATGTTGCTATTGCCTCAAGATCACCCACTCCAGACATAGCaaactctttccttcaaaaaTTGGGGATAAAATCAATGTTTGTTGCTCAGGTGAGATGGTGGAAATCTCAGCATCTCTTTTCATCGTTTTTCTATAATGCTATGATAACCTGCAACTTTTATTGACAATATCTATTACTGCTGTCAATTTGGTTCATCTGCCTCCTTGTTTTGTAGTAGACTTCCTCGCAACCCCTCTTTACATGGTCGAGGAGTGGGATAGTAGGTTGGAAGAGAGAAAGACAGAGAAAATAATAGGTCCATAATTATGTTATCCATATTCTATGAGCTATGAAGAGTTTAAATTCTAATAAAAATGAATGATGGTTTAAAAAGCCCCTCGTAACCTTAACAAACTGTTGCAGTTACATTCTGAGGTTTTTGTTAGCTAGTGTATAGATTGgtgttttcatttttatatatTTCAAAATACAGTTTATTGTTCCAATTTCAGAAAGCTTTCAACGCAGCAACATTTTGTCCCCGATTTTACTTTTTAGATTTTGCCAAAAATGTAtataaaatacttattttgctgGTTACTACAGTTTAATACTTTCTAAGCCAAACTAGACTCAGAAGGCATCATCAGATTTGGCTGATCTTGGTGGTTTGGTCGGTCTTCTAAGCACCTCCTATGTAGGGTTAGGAATGTATTTGTATCTTATTTGAATTTAGTTATCCTCGCTTTTGGGGCTAGGAGAGCTTAAATATTTAACTTTACCCGAGGTACTCCAAAAATATGGTAGTTAAACTccttttttggttgtttttcattTTCAGTAAAGTATTTTTATTGTAGTTCACTTTtgtaatttagtattttcttatgcaTCTTCTTCATGAATTAAGCTTAAATTTACAAAACTGCACGAGTCTGTCTACTTCCTAAAAGCTCAGAGAGTTCATTTCTTATCAGTAAAGGTCAGAACCTTCATTTGTTCTCACTTTCTAAACATCAGCTGAAATTTCTTTTTTTGTTACATTAACCATTTGACATTCAGTTGGACATTGAAGTTCCTATTCTTCACTTTACATTGGCTCCCCTTTTTCCTCTGTGGGGTGGTAGTCGTGGGAGTGTCGGCAGAAAGATGATCAGTTAACTGTGTTTTGTGAATGCATAATAATCTAAGATTTGCATCACTCCTCGTAAGTGGACTCTAAAATGCTCATTTTCATGACTAGGCCTATATTCATTTTTTATCTGATGCTGCTTACTGTGAGGTCATCATGTTGATTACTTAATGCTACAGGAGATATTCTCCAGTTGGACACATAAGACAGAGCACTTTCAGAAAATCAACCGAAAGACGGCGGTGCCCTATAATGAGATGCTGTTTTTTGATGATGAAAATCGGAACATACAGGCGGTATAATCACTCTTTGCTAACTGTATCATGCATTTCAGTTGATTCAAATAACAACATCACTTGTTAGTCTAAATCAAAGTAGTACGCTAAAGAAGTCTTTTTCAGGTTTCAAAAATGGGTGTCACAAGCATATTGGTGGGCAAAGGGGTAAATATAGGGGCTTTCAGGCAAGGACTTTCCGAGTTTGTTCAGAATTCTGCTTCagtggaaaagaacaaagaacgATGGCGCAAATTCTCaaaagaaccaggttcatctaaaAGCGACACACAATGATGATTTAGCAGTCCCCGCATAAATAGAAAGGTAATTGTTGGAACTTCTGTTGCATTAGCAGTCAAGCATATGGCCCTAAGTCCTGTATCAATTCGTACTTACCAATTCTCATTGGAGAAACAGCTTCCAAATTCAATTTGTTGATATGGACGTTATCGTTGTATGAATATTGGCATTTGAACTCTTTCAACAGAGATATGTTTCGTATGATATACAGCACTCGGGATAGTGGAAAACATCTTCATTTACCATGACTCAAATATTAGAAAAAGTTTTTTGTTGGTGAGCTGTTATTTCGTTTCTGGGCAAAGTCCAATACGACGTTAGGTAATAGATGAGCCAAGTAACTTTTTTCTTCGAGTCGATACTTATAAAGAACCAAGTAAGGCTATCAGATTCCAAAATTTGGCACTGTATTTGACGTATAGCTTAACATGCATATCAACTGCTCAATCATATACAGGTACGATGATGGGAAATTGTTGAAGTAAAAAATGCCATATTACTAGTtatttgtaattttctttttagCAATGCATCGTGTAACATGCATTTGAACTCACTAAATGTAGATCTCCTGGATTATATCGTAGTTAACCATAGGTGAGTCTCGTTTTTGCTGTCAACGAAAAGGACTTCAAGCTGGAGGAATAGATTCAAAGAGCAATGCCATGATGTGATTTTTTGTCTCAGAATTATGGCCGCCATGTCCATCACCATGTTGATACATGCATTGTGCCATTCTTGCTAGGTTCATAGCACTCCAAATAAACATCTTAGGGAAGGGGTGTGCTGCTACATTATGAGCTTCGTTCAATTTCTTCCACGTCTCACTAATCAAAAGCCTAATATGTTGTCGAGCATCTTCTTCAGAAACTTTTTTTTCGTTCATGTAACATTGTATTGATTTGGGTACATCACCCCTTTTCAACTCTTCCTACATTAAGCAATAGAAAAAGCACTGTTGGTAAATCGTCGCCATCTATATAAAACAGCAGGCAACTGTACTTAATAAGTGAATTGCTAATCTGAAAAATAAGGCAGATAACCTTCTATAACAGATCAAACTTACATTGATAGTGTAAAACTTATTTTATGTTATACATTCAAAAATTAAAGGAGAGTTTTACGTACCGATGATGTTCCTAAATCATTCGCGAGCCGCAAAATCAAGGCTGACCAACGAATTATGTCATGGTAATTCTTTAAGTAATGCAAATCCTCCTTGTTTACAGGGTTAGCAATGAGGAAATAGGCATGTACTAATATTACTGGAGCTGATATCGAAATCCAGGCATTGTCCATGTATTCTTCCATGGTTGGGATATACTGGCTAAAGTACCACTTTGCTTCTCTTAAGTAGGATTTGCACAAATCTCTCCACTGTAAATTAATACCATGGCGTAGTATTCTTAACATTGACTCATAAGGTACTAATACATATCAAGAAAGGGAAACATTTCAGAAAGATAAAAGAACAAATTACCGCATTTCTTAGATAGGGTACAATGAGAATGCGTTGCTCTTCAAAAGCATCACAAGCCACTTCATTAATAAAGTTGTCAAGTGTAAAATAACACAACTTCATATTGTCTGGGAGGTTATCCAACTCGTCGATATTCCATCTAAATTTTTTATTACAAGCTATAAAAATTAGCTAGAAATTAATAATGTTTAAACaaattttaacattaattagAAGTACGTACGAGGTATTAATTACCTTTGAATGGCATCAGTGAAGCATTGTAGTTCATCCAAAGTACCAAAAACATCATATACATCGTCTATTGTGGTTACTAAAGCATTTACCTTTGTGGCAATTCTTCTGAAGTATCCATATTTAGGAAGGAAATTTACTCCGATTGTCCAAAAGAAATTCTCCACTAATCTATCCCTAGCAAATGGCAGATTCTCTGCTAAGCCTGTTTCTTTCCACCACCTATTTTTCATATGTAATGAATTAGAATTTAAACATGACAATGAAAAGGCAAAGTCCCGTTTAATTTCCAGTGAAGTTATTACCTTGCCACATATTTTAGGTCTTCAATATGAGCTGCTTGAACAACGTTGAAGTCAAGGATAGCCAGCTCAAGCAATAAAGGAATCATGTCTTGTCTTTTCTTGTAAAAATTGATGAACCACCTTGCCTCTAATCTCAACATCTTCCAATGCAATGGAAGTTCCAAAGCATGGTGCACTAATTCAGCCAcattttggtcaatatttttattttccaaaTATTCTCTTAGTTGTTTTTCACTCCAATT
Coding sequences within:
- the LOC107786512 gene encoding terpineol synthase, chloroplastic-like, which codes for MAMATIISASIISKPFLIWTLQVPKSCISNAQAAPLRRSGNYQPSIWEYTQIQSLKNQYSGEKFIRRRDELKMEVKIMLSDRNMKPLDQLEIIDLLQRLGLSYNFEDEIYSILNYVCDKSSKSNGDLYAKALSLRLLRQHGFNVSQEIFDGLSETHTEDTKGMQYLYEASFLATEGESELEQARNWSEKQLREYLENKNIDQNVAELVHHALELPLHWKMLRLEARWFINFYKKRQDMIPLLLELAILDFNVVQAAHIEDLKYVARWWKETGLAENLPFARDRLVENFFWTIGVNFLPKYGYFRRIATKVNALVTTIDDVYDVFGTLDELQCFTDAIQRWNIDELDNLPDNMKLCYFTLDNFINEVACDAFEEQRILIVPYLRNAWRDLCKSYLREAKWYFSQYIPTMEEYMDNAWISISAPVILVHAYFLIANPVNKEDLHYLKNYHDIIRWSALILRLANDLGTSSEELKRGDVPKSIQCYMNEKKVSEEDARQHIRLLISETWKKLNEAHNVAAHPFPKMFIWSAMNLARMAQCMYQHGDGHGGHNSETKNHIMALLFESIPPA
- the LOC107786514 gene encoding uncharacterized protein LOC107786514, which gives rise to MGDEKVKNEAMEIMGMFQVLPRLVVFDLDYTLWPFYCECRSKNEKPSMYPQAKGILHALKDKGVNVAIASRSPTPDIANSFLQKLGIKSMFVAQEIFSSWTHKTEHFQKINRKTAVPYNEMLFFDDENRNIQAVSKMGVTSILVGKGVNIGAFRQGLSEFVQNSASVEKNKERWRKFSKEPGSSKSDTQ